From Salmo salar chromosome ssa09, Ssal_v3.1, whole genome shotgun sequence:
CAGGgcagaccagaacagaacaggacagaccagaacagaacatgacagaccagaacaggacagaccagaacagaacaggacagaccagaacagaacagaacatgacagACCAGAACAGGACAGACCAGAACAGGACAGCACAGACCAGAACAAGACAGCACAGACCAGAACAAGGCAGCACAGACCAGAACAAGACAGACCAGAACAGAACAAGGCAGCACAGACCAGAACAAGGCAGCACAGACCAGAACAAGacagaccagaacagaacaggacagaccagaacagaacatgacagatcagaacaggacagaccagAACCGGATAGCACAGACCAGAACAAGGCAGCACAGACCAGAACAagacagggcagaacagaacaggcaCATCATTTGCTTCTAGAGGGTTTTATTCTTCAATTAATGGGCAGAGTGTTGGTCTCAGTCATCCACTCCCTGTTTGAGTGCTTAAATAGTATCCTTCAATTCAATTGTATTTCTTTTGTCCCTTCCTTGAGGAAACCACTGATCTGTATAATGATTGTATAAGTGAGAGCAAGGTGGCAAAACCTCTATCCTACTACTTTCACCTATCCTTTATCCTACTGTGTTCACCTATCCTCTATCCTACTGCGTTCACCTATCCTCTATCCTACTACTTTCACCTATCCTCTATCCTACTGCGTTTACCTATCCTCTATCCTACTGCGTTTACCTATCCTCTATCCTACTGCGTtcacctatccctctctcctactgCGTTCACCTATCCTACTGCTTTAACCTCTATCCCACTGTGTTCACCTATCCTCAACCCTACTGTGTTCACCTATGCACCTATCTCAGATATGTGGTTACTTCAAGGTAGAGAGGAAGgatgcatacatactgtacatagagAACCTCTCTCACAGAGAAACAAGTGTTCACTTTACACACAGTTTCTCCAATACCGGCGACAAGCTAGGGGAAACACCCAGAAATGATGCAGAGATAATACTATTGTGCTGCACCGTTTACCCTGATACTGCATTAAAACATCACAATGTAGTGTTGCACAGTTTACCTTGTGATACCCCATTAAACACATCACAATGTACTGTTGCACAGTTTACCTTGTGATAGATACCCCATTAAAAACATCACAATGTAGTGTTGCACAGTTTACCTTGTGATACCCCATTAAAAACATCACAATGTATTGTTGCACAGTTCACCTTGTGATACCCCATTAAAAACATCACAATGTAGTATTGCACAGTTTACCTTGTGATACCCCATTAAAAACATAACAATCTAGTGTTGCACAGTTTACCTTTTGATACCCCATTAAAAACATCACGATGTATTGTTGCACAGTTGACCCTGTGATACCCCATTAAAAACATCACAATGTATTGTTGCACAGTTTACCCTGTGATAACCCATTAAAAACATCACGATGTAGTATTGCACAGTTTACCCTGTGACACCCCATTAAAAACATCACAATCTAGTGTTGCACAGTTTACCTTGTGATACTCCATTAAAAACATCACAATGTAGTGTTGTACAGTTTACCTTGCGATACCCCATTAAAAACATCACAATGTATTCTTGCACAGTTTACCTTTTGATACCCCATTAAAGACATCACGATGTAGTGTTGCACAGTTTACCTTGTGATACCCCATTAAAAACATCAAAATGTAGTGTTGCACAGTTTACCCTGTGACACCCCATTAAAAACATCACAATGTATTGTTGCACAGTTTACCTTTTGATACCCCATTAAAAACGTCACGATGTAGTGTTGCACAGTTTACCCTGTGATACCCCATTAAAAACATCACCAGGTAGTGTTGCACCACCACACGTCACTCCAAAAGCAACACGTATCGTAGAGAGTCTAGCTACCGCTTCAGTGTTAGCAGAGCTGAAGGGACCAGATCGGCGTTAGAAATGGCTGaccctctatgtgtgtgtctcagttgGGATATGAAGAAAATAAATATTATCCAATTCAGACAAGCATGTGTGTGAAATAAGCACCCAACACATTTGTATTATTGCGATATGGTGGTGGCTCCATCTATCCTCCTGAAGGGCTATAGGGGGACTGAAGGGAACTGTTCAGGAGCTGACTGGATTGGATTGGAGCACTGCCTCTGTCTGTAGTGACTAAGGGTCCCTAATTAACACTCCTCTGTCTGTGGTGACTAAGGGTCCCTAATTAACACTCCTCTGTCTGTAGTGACTAAGGGTCCCTAATTAACACTCCTCTGTCTGTAGTGACTAAGGGTCCCTAATTAACAGGAAGGTCACAGTGTGCCCACGGGGTGGTGACATCATCCATCTCAGTATTTGAAAGGGGTTTGACCCCGGAGGAACCATCCTGGGCCACAATCAGGAGGCATTCTCATTCCCTACTTgccccatcaaatcaaatcaaatcaaatcaaatttatttttatatagcccttcgtacatcagctgatattctcaaagtgctgtacagaaacccagcctaaaaccccaaacagcaagcaaagcatgtgaaagaagcacggtggctaggaaaaactccctaggaaaaactccctagaaaggccaaaaacctaggaagaaacctagagaggaaccaggctatgaggggtggccagtcctcttctggctgtgcagggtggatattaaaacagaacatggtcaaaatgttaaaatgttaaaatgttcataaatgaccagcatggtcaaataataataatcatagtagatCTAAAAGCTGCGGGTTAAGTGTAGTGGAGTCAGGTCATGGTCTTGGTCATTTCCTCTTGGTCTAATGGTCAAGAAGTTGGTTTCTCCAATGGGGGACCCCGGGTTCATATCCCGTCGTAACATCAGTCTGGTTCTGTGGCCCAGTGTcattgtctcctctctccctggctAACAGTCCCGTCCACACCTGTGCTTCATGAGCCTCTCGATGCTACCTTGTCTAAAAGTATATATTATCCCTatccttcctctttctcctcatccgtttgtctgtctatccatctctttTTCGCCCTGTTTTCTCTGTCCCTGTCAGTAGTATCTGTTGAGGCTGCGTGTGACAGTGTTGACGTCAGGATGTCCATTCATCCAGATCTCTtgaatgatcctctctctctcctcaaccctctgAGCTCGCTCCAACTCTACagaccaaaacacaaccaaaacaacaacattaactAAATAATGCACTGTATACTTAACCATAAAAAAACAACTAAGTACTTAAGAGTTTCCAACgtagtgtgtatttatttacctTCTACGGATGTGAACACACTGGTGTGCAGCAGCATTCTCTCAAAGCGCCTCCGTCGTCGAGCCGATAGGTCAGAAGTCCCGTCGTCCCAGTCCACTGATTCGCTGTCTCCGCTCGTCTCTGTGGTTACGCCGGGATTGCTTGTGTTAGGGTTCCCAGGTTGGGGATGGTGGTGACAGTGATGGTCcccatggtgatggtggtgatccCTGTTGCTATGCTGAGGGTGATGTCGTCGTCGGTTACCGTAGTGACAGTCGGTGCGACAGTGTATCTGGACCACGAGGGCacagagggtgaggaggagacccacacacacaccactaacaaaCACCAGAGTTACTCGCTCAGGCTGGtctgagacgagagagagagagagatgagtgtgagagagaggggggagagaggaggagggagagggggggaagagggagagagagaatggaggagggagagagaggaggaggagggtgagagagaggaggagagagagaataaagagagagagaggaggagagagaaagagagagagcgaggagaaggagagagagacagagagacagagaaacagagacagagacagacaaagagattgAGAGcagaaaataaaattaaaatagtgatttatttttttatccaggTTACACTGACAGACACCTGAACACCTGTACACCTGATGTTTCAGTCAATGTTACCTGCTATGAAGGTGTAGGCCGCCAGGGCATTGCTAAACAAAGCCATCTCCTGGGAGACCACCTTCACCTCCATATTTTGGCTGGGGCTTCCTGTGGGCGGGGCATTCATGATGATGTcactaactgtctctctctggcctgaGAGAGGCCTAGGCTCATATCTTCTGTGTATAAGTCAGACTTGGCTGACTGTGGTCTTCAATTCTATATGGTTTTATGGAAACAATTTCTGGCTACCCCCTTCCATAAAGTCTGAACTGGgttctctcttctgtcttctaTGAAATATGCACTGGTCCCCTCAGCTGAGAACAGGACAGCAGTCTTCTCTGTCACTGTAAGGTTCaaacagaaagggagggagggagggagggagggagggagagagagagagagagagagagagagaaagtgagagagagagagagagagagagtaaaagagagtaGTGAGTGACAAAGTCAGATAATTCTAGATGATCTCATAACTCTTGCATAATTTACAAGAAAGTTTGAGAAATGATTGCATCCTGCTGTCTCCTCGTTAGCCACATGTTCAATCAAAGTATCACATAAACATTGAACCAGCGACGAACCCTGTCTCCTACCCTGATGTCTCTGGATGATTATGGGGCTGTCTGACGAAGCTAGAGAAAATTACAGAGTGCTCATAGGAAAACTCGTAGAATACCCCCCAATCATTGGTTTCCATTTTCCCCACTGTAAACATTCCAATATAGTCACAGATGGAGGATCAACCACTACAGAAAATGTCGATACATTATAAtcaacataataattcacatttcctgaagCTGcagggttattttcctgctgtatcaaATTGgcttaagatcctacatctgtatgtagtCAATAAAGCTACAAAAAGGCTCTGTAATTGGAAGCTAAGTCCTACCACTAAACGTTCTCTCAAAGTCACACAGTGATTTACCCCAGAAATACCACTCAGCGGCGTTTCCCTGATCAGAAGGAGAGGACATAAAGAGAGTATTTAGTGAAGGGAAATATGTCTGAGAAAAACATCATAAAGGACAGATTGTAAACATAACGAGGCAGCACTGATTTTCCTGGTTTGgcaagcctggttcctctccaaggagagggagagagagggagagagagagagaaggtgggctATAGGGTCCATGTGTCATTGTCTGATCAGAATAACAGACATGCAACCCTGAACAGACATGCACCCTCTCTtccattccccctctccccttccccccactttctccctctcttccattccccctctccccttctccccactttctccctctcttccattccccctctccccactttctccctctcttccattccccctctccccttccccccactttctccctctcttccattccccctctccccttccccccactttctccctctcttccattccccctctccccttccccactttctccctcccccactttctccctctcttccgttccccctctccccctccccccacttTCTCCTTCTCATCCattccccctctccacctctcgtTCTCTTCCGTCCTACACACGTAGGACTCATATTACAGACAGAAAATACAGCAGCCTTggtatgtctcctctcctctccttcacgcatgcacacacacacacgcacacacacatgcactcacgcatgcgcacacacacacgcacgcacacacacacacacacat
This genomic window contains:
- the LOC106611362 gene encoding protein eva-1 homolog A, whose protein sequence is MNAPPTGSPSQNMEVKVVSQEMALFSNALAAYTFIADQPERVTLVFVSGVCVGLLLTLCALVVQIHCRTDCHYGNRRRHHPQHSNRDHHHHHGDHHCHHHPQPGNPNTSNPGVTTETSGDSESVDWDDGTSDLSARRRRRFERMLLHTSVFTSVEELERAQRVEERERIIQEIWMNGHPDVNTVTRSLNRYY